The following coding sequences lie in one Mycobacterium sp. Z3061 genomic window:
- a CDS encoding maleylpyruvate isomerase family mycothiol-dependent enzyme, with protein MTDIWTTIAAERGALADDLAVLTPAQWDAPSLCAKWTVRDVVAHLSATASMTPAKFFAGMAKAGFSFAKFSKGQLDEHHGPDPAATLADFRGRVHSTSAPPGPKVSWLGEIIIHGADIRRPLGIAHTYPTEAVRQVIDFYKGSNMLSGAKKRIAGLSLRAIDDDWQHGQGEAVEGPLLSLLLAMTGRAAACDDLSGPGVATLRNRC; from the coding sequence ATGACCGACATCTGGACCACCATCGCCGCCGAGCGCGGCGCCCTGGCCGACGACCTGGCCGTCCTGACCCCCGCGCAATGGGACGCGCCCTCCCTGTGCGCCAAGTGGACGGTCCGTGACGTCGTCGCCCACCTGTCGGCCACCGCGTCGATGACCCCGGCGAAGTTCTTCGCCGGCATGGCCAAGGCGGGTTTCAGCTTCGCCAAGTTCTCCAAAGGGCAGCTCGATGAGCACCACGGACCCGATCCGGCGGCTACGCTCGCCGACTTCCGCGGCCGGGTGCACTCGACCTCCGCCCCGCCCGGTCCCAAGGTCTCCTGGCTGGGCGAGATCATCATCCACGGCGCCGACATCCGGCGCCCGCTGGGCATCGCGCATACCTACCCGACCGAAGCGGTCCGCCAGGTGATCGACTTCTACAAAGGTTCCAACATGCTCAGCGGCGCCAAGAAGCGGATCGCCGGTCTGTCGCTGCGCGCCATCGACGACGACTGGCAACACGGGCAGGGCGAAGCTGTCGAAGGCCCCTTGCTGTCGCTGCTGCTGGCAATGACCGGCCGGGCCGCGGCCTGCGACGATCTCAGCGGCCCCGGCGTGGCGACCCTGCGCAACCGGTGCTAG